A region from the Anaerolineae bacterium genome encodes:
- a CDS encoding sulfide-dependent adenosine diphosphate thiazole synthase translates to GYYTADAVESITTIASCATRAGAKVFNCMSVEDVMIRENRVTGLVINWSPVETGGLHVDPLTIKAENVVDTTGHANEVLRVIERKADMKLNTETGKVMGERSLWADKAERLTLENTKKICPGVFVAGMSANAAFGGPRMGPIFGGMLLSGKKVAELIIAEDVTSQKF, encoded by the coding sequence CGGGCTATTATACGGCAGATGCGGTTGAATCGATCACAACCATTGCTTCATGCGCGACCAGGGCTGGAGCCAAGGTTTTTAATTGCATGAGCGTTGAAGATGTCATGATCCGCGAGAATCGTGTCACCGGTCTTGTTATTAACTGGTCGCCGGTTGAAACAGGCGGTCTTCATGTGGATCCCCTTACTATCAAAGCAGAAAATGTCGTTGATACAACCGGACATGCCAATGAGGTGCTTCGTGTGATTGAACGCAAGGCAGATATGAAATTAAACACGGAAACCGGAAAGGTAATGGGCGAGCGTTCTCTCTGGGCAGACAAGGCGGAAAGGCTTACGCTTGAAAATACCAAAAAGATCTGTCCCGGAGTTTTTGTAGCCGGAATGTCCGCTAATGCTGCCTTCGGCGGACCAAGAATGGGGCCCATTTTCGGAGGAATGCTTCTTTCAGGGAAAAAGGTGGCGGAACTCATTATCGCCGAAGATGTAACTTCTCAAAAATTTTAA
- the thiC gene encoding phosphomethylpyrimidine synthase ThiC, with amino-acid sequence MTQLETARENKISEEMEICARQEGVEPEFIRKGVEDGNIVVVRNKKHTSVLPVAIGRGLKTKVNANIGTSKDRNDPDMELKKVKVSIAAGADTIMDLSTGGDIRAIRQAIISQSSLVIGTVPIYQAAANMLNSGRAIVEMSADDMFNVIEEHGEDGVDFITVHCGVTKRSVGCIVDEGRRLGIVSRGGTFLSKWMECNEKENPLYEQYDRLLEIAKAYDMVLSLGDGLRPGCIADATDRGQVQELILLGELTKRARERGVQVMIEGPGHVPINDIKANIKLEKSLCHGAPFYVLGPIPTDIAPGYDHITAAIGGAIAGAAGADFLCYVTPGEHLRLPTIEDVKEGIIASRIAAHIADIAKGVHGALEKDLLMAKYRDDFDWEGQIKLSIDPEKTESFLEKSESAGKEGCTMCGDFCAIKLGKTKK; translated from the coding sequence ATGACACAATTAGAAACAGCGCGTGAAAATAAAATTTCAGAGGAAATGGAGATATGCGCCAGGCAAGAAGGGGTGGAGCCGGAATTTATCCGCAAGGGTGTTGAGGACGGCAACATTGTAGTGGTAAGGAATAAAAAGCATACATCTGTTTTGCCTGTCGCTATCGGCAGGGGCCTGAAAACCAAGGTTAATGCCAATATCGGCACGTCAAAAGATCGGAACGATCCTGATATGGAGCTCAAGAAGGTAAAGGTATCAATTGCCGCCGGAGCAGATACAATAATGGATCTTTCCACAGGCGGAGATATCAGAGCAATAAGACAGGCGATTATCAGTCAGTCGTCGCTGGTAATCGGGACGGTTCCGATATATCAGGCTGCTGCTAATATGCTCAATTCCGGAAGAGCTATTGTGGAGATGAGCGCAGATGACATGTTTAATGTAATAGAAGAGCACGGCGAAGATGGAGTGGATTTTATTACCGTCCATTGTGGTGTGACAAAAAGAAGTGTCGGCTGTATAGTAGACGAAGGCCGTCGTCTTGGCATTGTCAGCAGAGGAGGAACCTTTTTATCAAAATGGATGGAATGTAATGAAAAGGAAAATCCGCTTTATGAGCAATACGATAGATTACTTGAAATAGCTAAGGCTTATGACATGGTTCTCAGTCTTGGTGACGGACTGAGGCCCGGCTGTATTGCCGATGCAACCGACAGGGGACAGGTGCAAGAACTTATTCTGCTGGGCGAGCTTACAAAAAGAGCAAGGGAGCGCGGTGTTCAGGTAATGATAGAAGGACCAGGCCATGTTCCCATCAATGATATTAAGGCAAATATAAAACTGGAAAAGAGCCTTTGCCACGGCGCTCCATTCTATGTGCTTGGTCCCATCCCCACGGATATAGCTCCTGGTTATGATCATATAACCGCGGCTATCGGAGGCGCCATAGCCGGAGCAGCGGGCGCGGATTTTTTGTGTTATGTTACTCCGGGGGAGCACCTGAGACTTCCGACCATAGAGGATGTAAAGGAAGGGATTATAGCATCCAGAATTGCCGCCCATATTGCAGATATTGCCAAGGGGGTTCACGGAGCGCTTGAAAAAGATCTGCTTATGGCAAAGTATAGAGATGACTTTGACTGGGAAGGGCAGATAAAGTTATCCATTGATCCTGAAAAAACCGAGTCTTTTCTGGAAAAAAGTGAAAGCGCCGGCAAAGAAGGTTGCACGATGTGCGGTGATTTTTGTGCAATTAAACTCGGTAAAACAAAAAAATAA
- a CDS encoding ATP-dependent RecD-like DNA helicase, translating into MLIDLQGRIEKITYSDKESGFTIAKVKVDGQVEPVTVVGKLMSPVPGVILKMKGEWADHPKYGRQFKVIDYKTAVPATVCGIKNYLGSGLIKGLGPVMAGRIVKKFGIKTLDIIENKIEKLADVDGIGGKRIAMIKTSWDEHKNIRDVMLFLQTYGVSTGYGVKIFKQYGNRSIDVVRENPYCLATDIFGIGFTIADSIAEKLGFSKDSELRVKAGILYVLNHLADKGHVFYPYELLVIECVKTLQVNRKIVADAIDTAAGEGKIVIEDIDDAIEEFRAYNKAVYLSKFHFCETRIAFLLKRLVCSPKSIRNINADQALKWVQKQLDIIPAKNQEAAIRAALQNKAVVITGGPGTGKTTIINAMIKIFAGLKTKIMLAAPTGRAAKQMSETTGHNAATIHRMLKFSVQKGGFQKNEKNPLNCDLLIVDEASMIDTILMHHLLKAIPAGATFILVGDVNQLPSVGPGNVLSDIIKSGIMPVIELSEIFRQARGSRIIINAHKINRGIVPDIRAQDSLGLRKDFYFIQQEDPEKVLEIIIELVKKRIPSRFGFNPIEEIQVLTPMHKGVIGAENLNAKLQTALNPGKDMVISGNRNFKVDDKVMQIKNNYEKDVFNGDIGRIIGISTTDREVIISFDGRRVTYRFTDLDEIILAYAVSIHKSQGSEYPAVVIPVLTQHYILLQRNLIYTAVTRGINLVVMVGTLKALTIGVTNDKTQKRFTYLRYRLL; encoded by the coding sequence ATGCTTATTGATCTTCAGGGCCGGATTGAAAAAATTACATATTCGGATAAAGAAAGCGGTTTCACCATTGCAAAGGTAAAGGTGGACGGACAAGTAGAACCGGTGACCGTGGTCGGAAAACTGATGTCTCCTGTGCCGGGTGTAATCCTCAAAATGAAAGGTGAATGGGCAGATCATCCCAAATACGGCAGGCAGTTCAAGGTAATCGATTATAAGACGGCTGTTCCCGCGACCGTTTGTGGGATTAAAAACTATTTGGGCTCAGGCCTGATTAAAGGTTTAGGGCCGGTCATGGCCGGCCGCATCGTAAAAAAGTTCGGCATAAAAACCCTGGATATTATTGAAAATAAAATTGAAAAACTTGCGGATGTAGATGGTATCGGGGGAAAACGTATTGCCATGATCAAAACATCCTGGGATGAGCATAAAAATATCCGGGATGTAATGCTTTTTCTACAGACTTACGGGGTCAGCACCGGCTACGGAGTAAAAATCTTCAAACAGTACGGAAACAGATCAATAGATGTTGTGCGGGAAAACCCATACTGTCTTGCAACCGATATTTTTGGCATAGGTTTTACCATAGCGGACAGCATTGCGGAAAAACTCGGATTTTCCAAAGATTCTGAATTGCGGGTTAAAGCAGGCATCCTTTATGTGTTAAACCATCTTGCAGACAAGGGACATGTCTTTTACCCTTATGAACTACTTGTAATCGAGTGCGTCAAAACACTTCAGGTCAACAGGAAAATAGTCGCAGATGCCATTGACACTGCGGCAGGTGAAGGAAAAATAGTTATTGAGGACATTGATGACGCTATTGAAGAATTCAGGGCATACAATAAAGCTGTTTACCTGTCTAAGTTCCACTTTTGCGAAACCAGAATCGCTTTTTTGCTTAAAAGGCTTGTGTGTTCGCCTAAATCAATCCGCAATATTAACGCAGATCAAGCCTTAAAATGGGTACAAAAACAATTGGATATAATTCCGGCAAAAAATCAGGAAGCGGCAATAAGGGCGGCTCTTCAAAACAAGGCAGTCGTTATCACAGGCGGACCCGGCACGGGCAAAACCACAATTATCAACGCCATGATAAAAATTTTTGCCGGGCTTAAAACAAAAATAATGCTGGCAGCCCCCACAGGCAGGGCGGCAAAACAGATGAGTGAAACTACCGGTCATAACGCTGCTACTATCCACAGGATGCTTAAGTTCAGCGTTCAGAAAGGAGGCTTTCAAAAAAACGAAAAGAATCCGTTAAATTGCGACCTGCTGATTGTTGATGAAGCATCAATGATAGACACGATTTTGATGCACCATCTTTTAAAGGCCATTCCCGCCGGCGCCACCTTTATCCTTGTCGGCGATGTTAACCAGCTTCCTTCCGTAGGACCGGGAAATGTTTTAAGCGATATTATTAAATCAGGCATAATGCCGGTGATAGAACTCAGCGAAATTTTCCGTCAGGCCAGGGGAAGCCGGATTATCATTAATGCTCACAAAATTAATAGAGGAATTGTTCCAGATATCAGGGCACAAGATTCATTAGGATTAAGAAAAGATTTTTATTTTATTCAGCAGGAAGATCCTGAAAAGGTCCTTGAAATTATTATCGAGCTTGTCAAGAAACGTATTCCCAGCCGGTTCGGCTTTAATCCAATTGAAGAGATTCAGGTTTTAACACCTATGCATAAGGGGGTTATCGGAGCCGAAAATCTCAATGCAAAATTGCAAACAGCTCTAAATCCGGGCAAAGATATGGTAATAAGCGGCAACAGGAACTTTAAGGTTGACGACAAGGTAATGCAAATTAAAAATAACTATGAAAAGGATGTTTTTAACGGGGATATCGGCAGAATAATCGGTATCTCAACTACAGACAGGGAAGTAATTATATCCTTTGACGGCCGCAGAGTGACATACAGGTTTACAGATCTTGATGAAATTATTTTAGCTTATGCTGTTTCAATTCATAAGTCACAGGGCTCCGAATATCCGGCTGTAGTAATTCCCGTTCTTACACAGCATTATATCCTCTTGCAGCGCAATCTCATTTATACCGCGGTAACCCGTGGCATAAATCTGGTTGTAATGGTCGGCACACTCAAGGCTCTAACTATCGGGGTAACTAACGATAAAACACAAAAAAGATTTACATATTTAAGATATCGATTATTATAA
- a CDS encoding metallophosphoesterase family protein gives MSIKLPNKSNYLVGVISDTHGLLHSSAIKLFTDIDLIIHAGDIDKPELLSFLQSIAPVVAVRGNMDKGTWAADLAETEVVEVGEVLVYVLHNLYMLDIDPVAAGFNAVISGHTHKPSIVNPKEVLFLNPGSATLPKSPYMNSAALLYIHRNSLKAEIIELKE, from the coding sequence ATGTCAATTAAACTGCCAAACAAGAGCAACTATCTTGTCGGTGTTATTTCCGACACTCACGGTTTGCTCCATTCATCGGCGATCAAACTCTTTACAGATATTGATCTGATAATTCATGCGGGAGACATTGATAAACCCGAGCTGCTTTCCTTTTTGCAGTCAATCGCGCCTGTTGTTGCGGTTCGAGGAAACATGGACAAGGGAACATGGGCTGCAGATCTGGCTGAGACAGAGGTGGTCGAAGTCGGTGAAGTCTTGGTGTATGTACTTCACAACCTATATATGCTTGATATAGATCCGGTGGCCGCGGGTTTTAATGCCGTCATAAGCGGCCATACTCACAAGCCTTCCATCGTCAACCCAAAAGAGGTGCTTTTTTTAAATCCTGGAAGTGCGACTCTGCCGAAGTCCCCTTATATGAACTCTGCAGCATTGCTGTATATTCATAGAAACTCTCTGAAGGCCGAGATTATCGAGCTGAAGGAATAA
- a CDS encoding PfkB family carbohydrate kinase, with amino-acid sequence MILAIGEILYDIFPEYKRLGGAPFNFAFHVKNLGKPVRFISRVGNDLEGKGIINFLQQHDLPIENIQIDNRHNTGKALIELNGKGVPAFNILPDVAYDYIEFNTSVASLLNADTELIYFGTLAQRSEHGFKTIQRILSQRAPVTKCLYDINLRPHCFTEQVVVESLRQCDLLKLNDEELEILKQIFAFKKSSRSFIEHLMIKYRLEMLFLTKGKNGSELFTLDKHFQKEPEKLNNTADTVGAGDAYTAMLSIGYINKWLPEQILEKASEFATRICEIEGAVPTDPAFYKKISVSIKGKQNEKA; translated from the coding sequence ATGATACTTGCCATCGGTGAAATACTTTACGACATATTTCCAGAATACAAACGATTAGGAGGCGCCCCCTTCAACTTTGCCTTTCATGTCAAAAATCTCGGGAAGCCGGTCCGCTTTATTTCAAGAGTTGGAAATGACCTTGAGGGCAAGGGGATAATAAATTTTCTGCAACAACACGATTTACCGATTGAAAATATTCAGATCGACAACAGGCATAATACAGGAAAAGCACTCATAGAGCTTAACGGCAAAGGTGTTCCCGCATTTAACATCCTGCCAGACGTTGCCTATGATTATATTGAGTTCAATACATCAGTCGCATCATTACTCAATGCAGACACCGAGCTCATCTATTTTGGAACCCTTGCCCAGAGAAGCGAACATGGTTTCAAAACTATACAGCGGATTCTTTCTCAAAGGGCCCCTGTAACAAAATGCCTTTACGACATTAATCTCAGGCCCCATTGCTTTACAGAGCAAGTTGTTGTAGAATCACTCAGGCAGTGTGATCTGCTAAAACTAAATGATGAAGAACTTGAAATCTTAAAGCAAATCTTTGCTTTTAAAAAAAGCAGCCGTTCATTTATCGAACATCTTATGATTAAATATCGCCTTGAAATGCTATTCCTTACAAAAGGCAAAAACGGAAGTGAACTGTTTACATTAGATAAACATTTTCAAAAAGAGCCGGAAAAACTAAATAATACTGCCGATACCGTAGGCGCTGGAGACGCTTATACAGCAATGCTTTCAATAGGATATATTAACAAGTGGCTGCCGGAACAAATCCTGGAAAAGGCCTCGGAATTCGCCACGCGCATCTGTGAAATTGAGGGGGCAGTCCCAACCGACCCAGCTTTTTACAAGAAAATTAGCGTCAGCATAAAAGGGAAGCAAAATGAAAAAGCATAA
- a CDS encoding HAD-IIB family hydrolase, producing the protein MKKHKLYIQMFSIHGLIRSENMEMGYDADTGGQINYVVELGKALSNRSDVERIDLFTRLIMDKAVSEDYSRPIEKVSDKFRIVRIQCGGRKYIRKERLWPHLDEYVDKTIKFIKRENSIPDIVHGHYADAGYVATQLSKIFGIPLIFTAHSLGRPKREKLLNDGLKQSDIIKKYKIDHRIHIEEEILKNADLIITSTSQEVEKQYGMYQNNNLPAYRVISPGLDLEKFYPYYHDMLPETKKDEVQTYARAAVLKELNRFFSHPDKPLILTLSRPDERKNISGLVKAYGEDLELQAMSNLAVFAGIRKDIAEKEENERNVLTKMLLLMDKYDLYGKMAIPKKHDFEYEVPELYRIAAEKNGVFINPALIEPFGLTLLEASATGLPVVATYDGGSKDIIHNCCNGILVDPTDTKKIAAALKTIITDHDTWEKFSKNGIINVRKHYLWEKHAEKYIKEVKKLVKEFTKSEIGIAVPSDSVGKRLARLNYFIITDIDNTLIGDQENENLKDLLALLMKNLDTIGFCVATGRTVASAVEYLKQHNVNAPDIIISSVGSEIYYGKDLHYSQGWDAHISSKWNRKKIVELLKDVDFIEYQEEITQRRFKISYFMKPGKDRLAMIHNLLLKHGCRYNLIYSHQKYLDILPCRASKGKAMRYLSYKWEIFLKNILVCGDSGNDEEMLRGEPLGVVVGNYSKELEKLKHGKNIYFAKQKYAGGIIEAIKHYNFIQKAKGDIL; encoded by the coding sequence ATGAAAAAGCATAAATTATACATTCAAATGTTCAGCATTCACGGACTCATTCGTTCGGAAAATATGGAAATGGGATATGACGCCGATACAGGCGGTCAGATCAATTATGTGGTTGAACTGGGTAAGGCGCTCAGCAATCGTAGCGATGTAGAACGTATCGATCTCTTTACACGTTTAATTATGGATAAAGCCGTGTCGGAAGACTACTCCAGGCCGATCGAAAAAGTAAGCGATAAATTTCGTATTGTGAGAATCCAGTGCGGCGGCAGGAAATATATCAGGAAAGAGCGGCTCTGGCCCCATCTGGATGAATATGTTGACAAAACCATTAAGTTCATTAAACGTGAAAATTCGATACCCGACATTGTCCACGGTCATTACGCAGATGCCGGATATGTAGCCACGCAGCTTTCAAAAATATTCGGCATTCCCTTAATATTTACAGCGCATTCACTGGGCCGGCCCAAAAGGGAAAAACTTCTTAATGACGGCTTGAAGCAATCGGATATTATCAAAAAATATAAAATTGACCATCGAATCCATATTGAAGAAGAGATTCTGAAAAATGCAGACCTTATAATAACCAGTACCAGCCAGGAGGTTGAAAAGCAATACGGGATGTATCAGAATAATAATTTGCCGGCATACCGTGTAATATCACCGGGGCTGGATCTGGAAAAATTTTACCCTTATTATCATGACATGCTTCCTGAAACTAAAAAAGATGAAGTTCAAACCTATGCGCGGGCCGCTGTGCTTAAAGAATTAAACCGCTTTTTTAGCCACCCTGACAAGCCCTTGATATTGACGCTGAGCCGTCCTGATGAACGCAAAAATATCTCAGGCCTGGTCAAAGCTTACGGGGAGGATCTTGAATTGCAGGCTATGTCTAATCTTGCGGTGTTCGCCGGAATTCGGAAAGATATTGCCGAAAAGGAAGAAAACGAAAGGAACGTTTTAACCAAAATGCTTTTGCTTATGGACAAGTACGATCTTTACGGAAAGATGGCTATCCCTAAAAAACATGATTTTGAATACGAGGTTCCTGAATTATATCGTATTGCCGCTGAGAAAAATGGGGTTTTTATAAATCCGGCGTTGATTGAGCCTTTTGGATTAACGCTGCTTGAAGCTTCAGCAACCGGTCTTCCAGTTGTGGCAACCTATGACGGCGGGTCCAAAGATATCATACACAACTGTTGTAACGGCATTCTTGTGGATCCGACCGATACAAAAAAAATAGCCGCGGCTCTTAAAACAATAATTACAGATCACGACACGTGGGAGAAATTTTCAAAAAATGGTATTATAAACGTCCGCAAACACTACTTATGGGAAAAACATGCCGAAAAGTATATAAAAGAGGTTAAAAAACTTGTTAAAGAATTCACCAAATCGGAAATAGGCATTGCCGTCCCGTCCGATTCCGTCGGAAAACGTCTCGCAAGACTAAATTATTTTATTATAACAGATATTGATAACACTCTGATTGGGGATCAGGAAAACGAAAATCTTAAAGACCTGCTTGCGTTGCTGATGAAAAATCTGGATACCATTGGATTTTGTGTTGCTACCGGCAGAACTGTTGCTTCTGCTGTTGAATACTTAAAACAGCATAACGTAAATGCGCCGGATATAATTATATCATCAGTAGGCTCGGAAATCTATTACGGAAAAGATCTACACTACAGTCAGGGATGGGATGCACATATATCAAGCAAATGGAATCGCAAAAAAATTGTTGAGTTGTTAAAAGATGTCGATTTCATAGAATACCAGGAAGAAATAACGCAGCGGCGGTTTAAAATCAGCTATTTTATGAAGCCTGGAAAGGACCGGCTGGCCATGATCCATAATTTATTGCTGAAACATGGATGTCGATACAACCTTATTTACTCCCACCAGAAATACCTTGATATTCTTCCTTGTCGAGCATCCAAAGGCAAAGCAATGCGGTATCTCAGCTACAAATGGGAAATTTTTCTGAAAAATATCCTTGTTTGCGGAGATTCCGGAAATGACGAAGAAATGCTTCGCGGCGAGCCACTTGGAGTGGTAGTAGGCAACTACAGCAAAGAGCTTGAAAAACTCAAACACGGGAAAAATATCTATTTTGCAAAACAAAAATATGCCGGTGGAATCATAGAGGCTATAAAACACTACAATTTTATTCAAAAGGCAAAAGGTGATATCTTATGA
- the gtfA gene encoding sucrose phosphorylase has protein sequence MTIQNKVQLITYPDSLGHNLPELHYVLRKYLKEAIGGVHILPFYPSSADRGFAPLTYDKVDPNFGTWEDIEKIGNDFDLIIDFIVNHISKQSVFFQDYIENGDDSEYADMFISLKNLSPDGEISKEDLAKVYTRKPRDPFTVIERPDGSREKIWCTFDYQQIDLNWLSSKTREIFRNFLLRLSRTNAKLIRMDAFAYTTTKIGTNCFFLEPDVWEFLEWLNGFTTAFDTEILPEVHEHYSYQLKIAEKGYWTYDFALPLLVLHTLYHHTNKRLIHWLNICPRKQVTTLDTHDGIGVVDVADLMSKEEIDRTINGLYEKGSNVKRIYSGHEYQNPDIFQVNCTYFAALECNENSYIAARTIQFFAPGIPQIYYVGLLAGENDTKLVEQTHLGRNINRHNYDLDEIDMEIQKPVVQRLLKLMKFRNTYPAFNGIFKVEDSPENRLILTWTDNQSRAKAFINLDNYNTKITYYDPEKDSDCEFIV, from the coding sequence ATGACGATTCAAAATAAAGTCCAGCTTATTACCTACCCTGACAGCCTGGGCCATAATCTGCCTGAACTGCATTATGTTTTGCGGAAATATCTGAAAGAAGCGATCGGCGGTGTTCATATTCTTCCGTTTTATCCTTCTTCGGCGGATCGAGGATTTGCACCCTTGACCTATGACAAAGTAGATCCTAATTTCGGCACATGGGAGGACATAGAGAAAATAGGCAATGATTTTGATTTGATTATAGATTTTATTGTAAATCATATTTCCAAGCAGTCTGTTTTTTTTCAAGACTATATTGAAAACGGCGATGATTCCGAATACGCTGACATGTTTATAAGCCTTAAAAACCTAAGTCCTGATGGAGAGATAAGCAAAGAAGATCTTGCTAAGGTTTACACACGTAAGCCCAGGGATCCTTTCACAGTAATCGAACGACCGGACGGGTCAAGAGAAAAAATATGGTGTACATTTGATTATCAACAGATTGATCTGAATTGGCTGTCTTCGAAAACCCGGGAAATTTTTCGGAATTTTTTGCTCAGGCTTTCGCGAACCAATGCCAAGCTTATCCGGATGGATGCATTTGCATACACAACCACTAAAATTGGAACAAACTGTTTCTTTTTAGAACCGGATGTATGGGAATTCCTTGAATGGCTTAACGGGTTCACTACAGCCTTTGATACTGAAATACTGCCTGAAGTACATGAGCATTATTCTTACCAGTTAAAAATAGCTGAAAAGGGGTACTGGACATACGATTTTGCTCTGCCTTTGCTGGTGCTGCATACCCTTTATCACCACACCAACAAAAGACTGATTCACTGGCTTAATATCTGTCCCAGGAAACAAGTTACAACTTTAGATACCCATGATGGTATTGGCGTTGTTGATGTGGCAGACCTGATGAGTAAGGAAGAAATAGATCGAACAATTAACGGCTTGTACGAAAAGGGTTCAAATGTAAAACGTATCTACTCTGGACATGAATATCAAAACCCGGATATTTTTCAGGTGAATTGCACTTATTTTGCTGCTTTGGAGTGTAATGAAAACTCTTATATCGCTGCTCGCACAATTCAGTTCTTTGCACCAGGCATTCCCCAGATATATTATGTTGGCCTGCTTGCCGGAGAAAACGACACAAAACTTGTAGAGCAGACCCACCTTGGACGAAATATTAATCGTCACAACTACGATTTGGATGAAATCGATATGGAAATCCAGAAACCGGTAGTGCAAAGATTGCTTAAACTAATGAAATTCCGGAATACATATCCGGCCTTTAATGGCATCTTTAAGGTTGAAGATTCCCCGGAGAACAGGCTGATACTCACATGGACGGATAATCAATCCAGAGCAAAAGCATTTATCAATCTTGACAACTACAATACGAAAATAACTTACTATGATCCTGAAAAGGATTCAGATTGCGAATTTATTGTCTGA
- the metF gene encoding methylenetetrahydrofolate reductase [NAD(P)H], whose protein sequence is MLVKEILNSVRPALSFEFFPPKIEVGFNNIFQTVSDLMQLKPSYASVTYGAGGSTRDHTTNLVAGIQKKMGLTVVSHLTCVGSTRDEIMSILEKNTENGIENILALRGDLPKGEAVWKRPENGFDYAADLVSFIKKNYPKTCIGVAGFPEGHPLTPNRLKEMEYLKAKVDAGADYIVTQLFFDNRDFYDFCERCELAGIHIPVVAGVMPLTTRKGMIRMAQLAEGTRFPAGLLRSVERAKTDEYFEEVGIRWAAEQVRNLIYNDVRGIHLYTLNSSPAIFKIFKELDVKDASQF, encoded by the coding sequence ATGCTCGTAAAAGAAATACTTAATTCAGTTAGGCCGGCCTTGAGCTTTGAATTCTTTCCTCCTAAAATAGAGGTTGGATTTAATAACATTTTTCAGACTGTTTCAGATCTAATGCAGCTTAAACCTTCTTACGCAAGCGTTACTTACGGGGCCGGCGGATCAACACGTGATCATACAACTAATCTGGTCGCCGGGATTCAGAAAAAGATGGGTTTAACCGTGGTTTCTCATCTAACATGTGTGGGCTCTACAAGAGATGAGATAATGTCGATTCTTGAGAAAAATACTGAAAACGGTATTGAAAACATCCTCGCACTTCGAGGGGATCTTCCAAAGGGCGAGGCAGTCTGGAAACGTCCTGAAAATGGTTTTGATTATGCCGCAGATCTTGTATCGTTTATAAAGAAGAATTATCCGAAAACTTGTATCGGTGTCGCAGGTTTTCCGGAAGGCCATCCATTAACTCCGAACAGGCTCAAGGAGATGGAATATCTTAAGGCAAAAGTAGATGCAGGAGCCGACTATATAGTCACCCAACTGTTTTTTGACAATCGGGATTTCTATGATTTTTGTGAGCGATGTGAATTGGCCGGCATCCATATTCCTGTTGTTGCAGGTGTTATGCCCTTAACAACCCGCAAAGGAATGATTCGCATGGCACAACTGGCCGAAGGCACCCGTTTTCCTGCCGGGCTTTTAAGATCTGTTGAACGGGCTAAAACTGATGAATATTTTGAAGAAGTGGGTATTCGCTGGGCAGCAGAGCAAGTGCGTAATCTTATATACAATGATGTTCGGGGGATTCACCTGTATACTCTTAACAGTTCCCCGGCAATTTTTAAAATTTTTAAAGAACTTGATGTCAAAGATGCCTCGCAGTTTTAA
- a CDS encoding secondary thiamine-phosphate synthase enzyme YjbQ, whose protein sequence is MKSVIMFCKYIEVKLKTGPDICDITDQINRLVTESKIKNGSLCATIIGSTGSLTTIEFEPGVVEDLKIAINRLASPDLEYEHEKAWHDGNGHGHVQAALLGPSIILPVRDSRLRLGTWQQLVAINHDNRPRNRKIEVTITGTEV, encoded by the coding sequence ATGAAATCTGTAATAATGTTTTGCAAATACATAGAAGTGAAGTTGAAAACAGGTCCTGATATCTGCGATATCACGGATCAAATTAACAGGCTGGTAACAGAATCTAAAATTAAAAACGGAAGTCTTTGCGCCACAATAATCGGTTCAACAGGATCGCTTACCACAATCGAGTTCGAACCCGGAGTTGTGGAAGACCTTAAAATAGCCATAAACAGGCTTGCGTCGCCTGATCTGGAATACGAACATGAAAAGGCATGGCATGACGGTAACGGCCACGGCCATGTTCAGGCTGCATTGCTCGGCCCTTCAATCATCCTGCCGGTAAGAGACAGCCGGCTCAGGCTTGGAACCTGGCAGCAGTTAGTGGCAATAAACCACGACAACAGGCCCCGCAACAGAAAAATTGAAGTAACAATCACAGGAACTGAAGTTTGA